In a single window of the Aridibaculum aurantiacum genome:
- a CDS encoding 1-aminocyclopropane-1-carboxylate deaminase/D-cysteine desulfhydrase produces MIPVDYNKAIIQPVHASWLEVKNIELNVLRLDAIHPVISGNKWFKLKYHLKEAALQGKNTLATFGGAWSNHIAATAYACKVAGLSCIGIIRGEAPAVYSSTLLQAQADGMQLHFVSREAYRSKESIMQQYQKQDYYWVNEGGFGETGTKGAAEILGLVEDAKTYTHIVAAVGTGTMLAGLINAAGAYQNIIGISSMKGNAQLLQDVQALTPNAVAKYAINHDHHFGGYGKHPKELLEYINQFYLSHHIPLDIVYTGKSMFATQHLVETGYIPAGSKLLFIHSGGLQGNQSLAPEVLAF; encoded by the coding sequence ATGATTCCAGTAGATTATAATAAAGCCATTATACAACCGGTCCATGCTTCGTGGTTAGAAGTAAAGAATATTGAATTGAATGTATTACGACTAGATGCAATTCATCCTGTAATTAGTGGCAATAAATGGTTCAAGCTAAAGTATCATCTAAAGGAAGCTGCCCTGCAAGGAAAAAATACCTTAGCCACATTTGGCGGTGCATGGTCAAATCATATAGCTGCAACGGCTTATGCATGTAAGGTTGCAGGATTATCATGCATCGGGATTATCAGGGGTGAAGCGCCAGCTGTTTATTCATCTACCCTTCTACAAGCACAAGCTGATGGCATGCAACTGCATTTCGTTTCACGCGAAGCATATCGATCCAAAGAATCGATTATGCAACAATATCAAAAGCAGGATTACTATTGGGTAAATGAAGGTGGCTTTGGTGAAACGGGTACTAAAGGTGCAGCTGAAATATTAGGGTTAGTGGAGGATGCAAAAACCTATACGCATATAGTTGCAGCAGTAGGCACAGGTACTATGCTGGCTGGTTTAATAAATGCTGCTGGCGCCTATCAAAATATCATCGGCATTAGTAGTATGAAAGGAAATGCACAACTACTACAAGATGTACAGGCACTAACACCAAATGCAGTAGCAAAGTATGCAATCAATCATGATCATCATTTCGGCGGCTATGGAAAACATCCAAAAGAATTGTTGGAATACATCAACCAGTTTTACCTGTCTCACCACATACCGCTTGATATTGTTTATACTGGTAAAAGCATGTTTGCCACGCAGCACTTAGTTGAAACTGGCTACATACCTGCAGGCAGTAAATTATTGTTTATTCATAGCGGCGGGCTGCAGGGAAACCAGAGTTTAGCACCTGAAGTCTTAGCATTTTAG